A single region of the Lotus japonicus ecotype B-129 chromosome 4, LjGifu_v1.2 genome encodes:
- the LOC130714051 gene encoding CASP-like protein 4A2 — protein MKSTSSRNSESSTQFDSPHSPLRFRTSPLSDTGDPFHSPENTPETDHRDNNSRAIVIIDTSTQYSNAAPSLPNTAQNEAPRVAVNRAVRTEPPPPTMNQGPKTIGARSREDGGGRVRPVAAVAVSKREVMARKVALGFRLSEVVLCLISFSVMAADKTQGWSGDSFDRYKEYRYCLSVNVIAFAYAAFQACDLGYQLFAGRQLINHHLHFHFDFFMDQVLAYLLISAASSAASRVDDWQSNWGKDEFTEMASASIGLAFLAFIAFAVSSLISGYNLCTIYP, from the exons ATGAAGAGCACCTCGTCGAGGAACTCCGAGTCCTCGACTCAGTTCGACTCGCCTCACTCCCCTCTCCGATTCCGCACCTCTCCGCTCTCCGACACCGGCGACCCCTTCCACTCGCCGGAGAACACCCCGGAAACTGACCACAGAGATAATAACTCCAGGGCCATCGTGATCATCGACACTTCCACTCAATACTCCAACGCCGCGCCATCCTTGCCCAACACCGCGCAGAATGAGGCGCCGAGGGTGGCGGTTAACCGGGCTGTGAGGACGGAGCCTCCGCCGCCTACGATGAATCAGGGCCCGAAGACGATCGGCGCTAGAAGCCGTGAAGACGGCGGAGGTAGGGTGAGACCtgtggcggcggtggcggtgtCGAAAAGGGAAGTGATGGCGAGGAAGGTTGCGTTAGGGTTCCGGTTGAGCGAGGTGGTGCTGTGTCTGATTTCTTTCTCGGTGATGGCTGCTGATAAGACTCAAGGTTGGAGTGGTGACTCTTTTGATCGCTACAAGGAATACAG GTACTGTTTGTCTGTGAATGTTATTGCATTTGCATATGCAGCTTTTCAAGCATGTGATCTGGGCTATCAACTATTTGCTGGGAGACAACTAATCAATCACCACCTGCACTTTCACTTCGATTTCTTCATGGATCAG GTTCTAGCATATCTTTTGATATCAGCAGCATCATCTGCAGCCAGCAGGGTTGATGACTGGCAATCAAATTGGGGAAAAGATGAGTTCACTGAGATGGCTAGTGCTTCAATTGGATTGGCCTTCCTTGCTTTCATTGCCTTTGCTGTTAGCTCATTAATCTCTGGCTATAACCTCTGCACTATCTACCCCTAG